GCGAAGGAAgaccaaaaaccaaaagaacCTGAACATTTCCACTTGCAATTTGCAATTTATTGTTCTACAGCCAATTAATACAACTGAGATTACAGTCATGGAAGTACACCCGTAAACGAGAAGAAAAGACGAACATGTGCAAGAAAAAGACGAGTCAATTTACCAGCTAAAGCTGATGGATTCAAAATGCATATTTTCTGCCAAACCAGATGAACAAATGGTTGCAACCTCATGCCTCATCTTCTTCGGTCCACTAGCAAGAACCCCAACACTTGATCCTTTGCACTCAAATAGAATCCCtgcaacaaaatcaaacaaggtttTTAGCTCGGAAACAACCAATAAACGATGACAAATGCATATTTTTTTACAGCTAACGAGTCTTGCTTATCAGAAATCACAGGCTATTAAATCACAGTTTTATCTCGACAGTTGAATCAAATTTTGGCTCCAACAGAGTAGTGTTATCAAATGACTTACTCTTGAGGTCAGGCCTTTGACCATAGTGCACATTGGTGGCTTGGACAAGGGACTGTTGAGGAAGGCTTTCTAACTCTCTTTCTGCATTATAAACCTCTGAACCCCTTGGTGGTGAGGCTTCTATGTGCTGAACCTGCTTTAACTCCTTGGCATTACTTCCCTTGTTCCACAACATTGCTGCACTAGCTGTTGCCGCTATGGACATGCATATAGCCAACATATTAAACAAAGCCCTCAAAGGAGACGAAAAAATCTTATTGGAGTTGTGATCGATCGGAAAAATGTAATATCTGGTGACGATCCCAATCAAGATGAGGAACATCATGAAGGAAGATGTTATGATCAGGCCAAGCCAGAGCCAGTGGTTTGGTCCCAAAATGGCTGAAACGGGTTCATCAGTTGCAAGGGGTTTGAACCATATGCTTCTGAGGTTCATTGAGTTATCTTTTGGCTGTGTGTCTCTTGTTACATATGTCTCAATTTGTATCTGGAGATTGGAAATGTCATATGGTGTGGTGGTAGACATTGGTAGAATCAGGTCTAGCATTGTGAGGTCCGAAGAGTGTTTAAATGCACAGATTAAGGTCACTTTCGGAAGCTTGGATTGGAAGGCCGTGGACATAAAAATAAGCTCGCGAATTATGGATATGAAAGGGGTAATGCCACTGCctccactcaccaacacaagaTTGTCATGCCTGCAAAAAGATATCACTCATTATTCGTTAACGCTTGCTGTTACGAATTGTGTAGATCAAATGCGACCATCTCACAACATGAATTGAGTATACAAACTGAGATGTAACTCATTTCGTTAATCAAGTTGCAGACTTGATGAAATAATTCAAACTTTATGCATGTGTTCTTATCTCACTAACCTTAGAAAATGAGTTGCATCAGGTCCATAAGGTCCTTCAACAGCAGCCTCAATCCGAGCACTTGTAGAAGGCGACGAAAGGACTTGGTAAAGCTTCCTGGTCCAACTTCCTTCACCTTTAATGACGACACTGATCTTCTCTGGCTCCAAGTTACTGTTTGAAGTAACAGTGTAAGGATGCCATTGCAGCTTGGAAATACTAGGCACATTTATGAACATGACGCTTGTTGGATTGTATTTCAAACCTACCAATATAAAACACAAGAAACAAAATCAGTTACTCATATGAACCATAATTACTTCTAAGTTAATAAACATAATTTCAATAATCATTTTCTCTTGTCAGATAGTTTAGAACTATACCGCACATTCATTCAAGAGTTTACTTGCTGAATGGTTTGGCACTGTCTGACCAGAGAACATAAGAACATAACTAGAAGATGTTAACAAGTACGTACCCGGACTTTTGGCAAAGTTGAGTTCTAGAGATTCACCCGGCAAGATTCGGGCAGAGACTAAACGTGCTCTTCTCTCGGATTGCAAGAATCGTAGGTAACGATCAAccatgaagaggaagaagccaGGGAGCATAATGCCAGCATAGCCGACACCGACATGAAAGATGAAGAAGACCATGAACGGGATGTAAAGGTAGTGTGTGTAGAAGAAGAGCTCAAACATTTTGCGCCTAATGCGAGGGATTGTAGCCACCCACAGGGCAAGTCCAGAGAGCAAAGCTAGCTCTCCCGCTATGTTTGATATGCCagttttctcccattttatcaTCTGCATTGAAACAAAAATGTAGCACGTACTTTAACAT
This portion of the Rosa chinensis cultivar Old Blush chromosome 1, RchiOBHm-V2, whole genome shotgun sequence genome encodes:
- the LOC112182072 gene encoding ferric reduction oxidase 2 isoform X1; amino-acid sequence: MDSNVVVRSSSPPSHEGIRMVRTAIRLFLVLVVFGGCVLIYVMMPTNTYRQIWLPRIRAEAGSSTYFGAQGSTLLFYTFPIMFIAVMGCVYLHLGKKITDYKIESSDGKTNRIAVWKQPMLVKGPLGIVSGIELTFFIMFIALLIWSISTYLTNGFKIITPQSAAKSHEKVWEAKLESASLRLGVVGNICLSLLFFPVARGSSILPLFGLTSEASIKYHIWVGNILMVLFTAHGTCYIIYWAVTDQISQMIKWEKTGISNIAGELALLSGLALWVATIPRIRRKMFELFFYTHYLYIPFMVFFIFHVGVGYAGIMLPGFFLFMVDRYLRFLQSERRARLVSARILPGESLELNFAKSPGLKYNPTSVMFINVPSISKLQWHPYTVTSNSNLEPEKISVVIKGEGSWTRKLYQVLSSPSTSARIEAAVEGPYGPDATHFLRHDNLVLVSGGSGITPFISIIRELIFMSTAFQSKLPKVTLICAFKHSSDLTMLDLILPMSTTTPYDISNLQIQIETYVTRDTQPKDNSMNLRSIWFKPLATDEPVSAILGPNHWLWLGLIITSSFMMFLILIGIVTRYYIFPIDHNSNKIFSSPLRALFNMLAICMSIAATASAAMLWNKGSNAKELKQVQHIEASPPRGSEVYNAERELESLPQQSLVQATNVHYGQRPDLKRILFECKGSSVGVLASGPKKMRHEVATICSSGLAENMHFESISFSW
- the LOC112182072 gene encoding ferric reduction oxidase 2 isoform X2 encodes the protein MDSNVVVRSSSPPSHEGIRMVRTAIRLFLVLVVFGGCVLIYVMMPTNTYRQIWLPRIRAEAGSSTYFGAQGSTLLFYTFPIMFIAVMGCVYLHLGKKITDYKIESDGKTNRIAVWKQPMLVKGPLGIVSGIELTFFIMFIALLIWSISTYLTNGFKIITPQSAAKSHEKVWEAKLESASLRLGVVGNICLSLLFFPVARGSSILPLFGLTSEASIKYHIWVGNILMVLFTAHGTCYIIYWAVTDQISQMIKWEKTGISNIAGELALLSGLALWVATIPRIRRKMFELFFYTHYLYIPFMVFFIFHVGVGYAGIMLPGFFLFMVDRYLRFLQSERRARLVSARILPGESLELNFAKSPGLKYNPTSVMFINVPSISKLQWHPYTVTSNSNLEPEKISVVIKGEGSWTRKLYQVLSSPSTSARIEAAVEGPYGPDATHFLRHDNLVLVSGGSGITPFISIIRELIFMSTAFQSKLPKVTLICAFKHSSDLTMLDLILPMSTTTPYDISNLQIQIETYVTRDTQPKDNSMNLRSIWFKPLATDEPVSAILGPNHWLWLGLIITSSFMMFLILIGIVTRYYIFPIDHNSNKIFSSPLRALFNMLAICMSIAATASAAMLWNKGSNAKELKQVQHIEASPPRGSEVYNAERELESLPQQSLVQATNVHYGQRPDLKRILFECKGSSVGVLASGPKKMRHEVATICSSGLAENMHFESISFSW